The following coding sequences are from one Phenylobacterium glaciei window:
- a CDS encoding biotin carboxylase N-terminal domain-containing protein has protein sequence MKKLLIANRGEIAVRIARTAAEMGIATVAVYAEDDAASLHTRKADAAVGLKGSGPAAYLDGAQILAVAKAAGADAIHPGYGFLSENAAFARACAEARVTFVGPTPETLDLFGDKGQARALAARCGVPILPGTDGTTTLDQAKAFLAGLGTGGAVMVKAVSGGGGRGMRPARSVEELEQAFERCASEALAAFGDGALYVEQFLPKARHIEVQILGDGSTVSHLWDRECSLQRQRQKVVEIAPASTLPMAIREQLFEAAVALGRAAHYRSLGTVEFLVEVGESPRLVFIEANPRLQVEHTVTEEVLGLDLVRLQIEVARGAIAWPTST, from the coding sequence GTGAAGAAGCTTCTGATCGCCAACCGCGGCGAGATCGCCGTGCGTATCGCCCGCACCGCCGCCGAGATGGGGATCGCCACCGTGGCGGTCTATGCCGAGGATGACGCCGCCTCACTGCATACCCGCAAGGCCGACGCGGCCGTCGGGTTGAAGGGCTCGGGACCGGCCGCCTATCTCGACGGGGCGCAGATCCTGGCGGTGGCCAAGGCCGCCGGGGCCGACGCCATCCATCCGGGCTACGGCTTCCTCAGCGAGAACGCGGCCTTCGCTCGGGCCTGCGCCGAGGCGCGCGTGACCTTCGTGGGGCCGACCCCCGAAACCCTCGACCTGTTCGGCGACAAAGGGCAGGCGAGGGCGCTCGCCGCCCGTTGCGGCGTGCCGATCCTGCCGGGCACGGACGGGACCACGACGCTTGATCAGGCCAAGGCCTTCCTGGCGGGGCTGGGGACCGGCGGGGCGGTGATGGTCAAGGCGGTCTCCGGCGGCGGCGGACGAGGCATGCGTCCCGCCCGGTCGGTGGAAGAGCTGGAGCAGGCCTTCGAGCGTTGCGCCTCCGAAGCCCTGGCGGCCTTCGGCGACGGCGCGCTCTATGTGGAGCAGTTCCTGCCCAAGGCCCGCCATATCGAGGTGCAGATCCTCGGCGACGGGTCCACCGTCTCGCACCTGTGGGATCGCGAATGCAGCCTGCAGCGCCAGCGCCAGAAGGTCGTGGAGATCGCCCCGGCTTCCACCCTGCCCATGGCGATCCGTGAGCAGCTGTTCGAGGCCGCCGTGGCGCTCGGCCGCGCCGCCCACTATCGCAGCCTGGGGACTGTGGAGTTCCTGGTGGAGGTGGGCGAGAGCCCACGCCTGGTCTTCATTGAGGCCAATCCGCGCCTGCAGGTGGAGCACACCGTCACCGAGGAGGTGCTGGGCCTGGACCTGGTGCGCCTGCAGATCGAGGTGGCGCGGGGGGCAATAGCCTGGCCGACCTCAACCTGA
- a CDS encoding (2Fe-2S)-binding protein, with protein MAYKINVNGKGQSVDVEAGTPLLWALRDGLGILGPKFGCGIGQCGACTVHVDGQPVRSCSFPIESVGAAKVVTIEGIGATANGKKIQAAWSELDVAQCGYCQPGQIMSATALLNATPKPADADIDAAMSGNICRCATYTRIRAAIKQASGQKVEA; from the coding sequence ATGGCCTACAAGATCAACGTCAACGGCAAGGGCCAGAGCGTGGACGTCGAGGCGGGCACGCCTCTTCTCTGGGCGCTGCGCGACGGGCTGGGGATACTGGGGCCGAAGTTCGGCTGCGGCATCGGCCAGTGTGGCGCCTGCACGGTCCATGTCGACGGCCAGCCGGTGCGCTCCTGCTCCTTCCCCATAGAGAGCGTCGGCGCGGCCAAGGTGGTCACCATCGAGGGGATCGGCGCCACCGCCAACGGCAAGAAGATCCAAGCCGCTTGGAGCGAGCTCGACGTCGCCCAGTGCGGCTACTGCCAGCCCGGCCAGATCATGTCGGCCACCGCCCTGCTGAACGCCACCCCCAAGCCCGCCGACGCCGACATCGACGCGGCGATGAGCGGCAACATCTGCCGCTGCGCCACCTACACCCGCATCCGCGCGGCGATCAAACAGGCCTCCGGCCAGAAGGTGGAGGCGTAA
- a CDS encoding carboxyl transferase domain-containing protein, protein MAVQARVNLETMSADGSARPAGGVLSAFEPPSGPGVRVDGFGYAGYRTSARYDSLLAKLIVHATSGGLPVAVAKAHRALSEFKIAGAPTNIGFLQSLLAHPAVAAGEVHTRFIEETMGELAATADAPKLYFEAAASGGVAKRAGVQIDTVDPLAVLALGKEERVAVEHEEDEAEGPEGTRPLRAPLQGTVIALSVAVGETVREGQPLFIMEAMKMEHVVAAAFSGVVREITVAQGDTVFEDHPLAFLEEVEMAGGTGEAEEVIDLDYIRPDLAEVLERQRLTRDEARPEAVARRRKTKQRTTRENVDDLCDAGTFTEYGALTVAARRRRNTLDELIATTPADGMVMGLGQVNGDRFSEDKARVAVMAYDYTVLAGTQGAHNHEKLDRMSEIALRWRVPTVFFTEGGGGRPGDTEGGGFTRGFEFWGRLSGAVPLVGINSGRCFAGNAAILGCCDVIIATKDSALGMGGPAMVEGGGLGVFRPEEIGPLKVMQANGTIDVLAENEADAVRLAKQYISYFQGPVADWTCADQRLLRRSIPENRLRVYDVRKVIELIADEGSVLELRPKFGLAMVTAFIRIEGRPVGVFANNPHHIGGAIDADASDKAARFLQLCEAFDIPLLSLSDTPGNMVGPEAEKTGLIRHCSRLFVIGANLTVPIFSVILRKSYGLGAIAMTGGSYQAAMFCVAWPTGEFGGMGLEGSVKLGYRNELAAIADPVERKASFDERVARAYAAGKALARGAGTDLDDVIDPADTRRWVLAGLKSLPPVPPRTEKKLRWIDSW, encoded by the coding sequence GTGGCCGTGCAGGCCCGGGTGAACCTGGAGACCATGAGCGCCGACGGCTCGGCGCGGCCGGCGGGCGGGGTGCTCTCGGCCTTCGAACCGCCCTCGGGTCCCGGCGTCCGGGTCGACGGCTTCGGCTATGCCGGCTACCGCACCAGCGCCCGCTACGACTCCCTGCTGGCCAAGCTGATCGTCCATGCGACCTCCGGCGGCCTGCCGGTCGCCGTCGCCAAGGCGCACCGCGCCCTGTCGGAATTCAAGATCGCGGGCGCGCCCACCAATATCGGCTTCCTGCAAAGCCTGCTGGCCCATCCGGCCGTGGCCGCCGGCGAGGTCCATACCCGCTTCATCGAGGAGACCATGGGCGAGCTGGCCGCCACGGCCGACGCCCCGAAGCTCTACTTCGAAGCCGCGGCCTCGGGCGGCGTCGCCAAGCGGGCTGGCGTGCAGATCGACACGGTCGATCCCCTCGCGGTCCTCGCGCTCGGCAAGGAAGAGCGTGTCGCCGTGGAGCACGAAGAGGATGAGGCCGAAGGTCCCGAGGGGACCAGGCCCCTGCGCGCGCCGCTGCAAGGCACCGTCATCGCGCTCTCCGTGGCGGTCGGCGAGACGGTCCGCGAGGGCCAGCCGCTGTTCATCATGGAAGCCATGAAGATGGAGCATGTGGTGGCCGCCGCCTTCTCCGGGGTGGTGCGTGAGATCACGGTGGCCCAGGGCGACACCGTCTTCGAGGACCATCCCCTGGCCTTCCTGGAGGAGGTGGAGATGGCGGGCGGGACCGGCGAGGCCGAGGAGGTCATCGACCTGGACTATATCCGCCCCGACCTGGCCGAGGTGCTGGAGCGCCAGCGCCTGACCCGCGACGAGGCCCGGCCCGAGGCTGTGGCCCGGCGGCGGAAGACGAAACAGCGGACCACGCGGGAGAACGTGGACGACCTCTGCGATGCGGGCACCTTCACCGAGTACGGTGCGCTCACCGTCGCCGCGCGCCGCCGCCGCAACACCCTCGACGAACTGATCGCCACCACGCCCGCCGACGGCATGGTCATGGGGCTGGGCCAGGTGAACGGCGACCGCTTTTCCGAGGACAAGGCCCGGGTCGCGGTCATGGCCTACGACTACACGGTGCTGGCCGGCACCCAGGGGGCGCACAACCACGAGAAGCTCGATCGGATGAGCGAGATCGCGCTGCGCTGGCGGGTCCCCACGGTGTTCTTCACCGAGGGCGGCGGCGGGCGGCCCGGCGACACCGAGGGCGGCGGCTTCACCCGGGGCTTCGAGTTCTGGGGTCGGCTGTCGGGCGCCGTGCCCCTGGTGGGGATCAATTCCGGCCGCTGTTTCGCGGGCAACGCCGCCATCCTCGGCTGCTGCGACGTGATCATCGCCACCAAGGATTCGGCGCTCGGCATGGGCGGTCCGGCCATGGTGGAGGGCGGCGGCCTGGGCGTGTTCCGGCCCGAGGAGATTGGCCCGCTGAAGGTCATGCAGGCCAACGGCACCATCGACGTGCTGGCCGAGAACGAGGCCGACGCCGTTCGCCTGGCCAAGCAGTACATCTCCTATTTCCAGGGCCCGGTCGCCGACTGGACCTGCGCCGATCAGCGGCTGCTGCGCCGCTCGATCCCGGAGAACCGGCTGCGGGTCTATGACGTGCGCAAGGTGATCGAACTGATCGCCGACGAGGGCTCGGTGCTGGAGCTGCGCCCCAAGTTCGGCCTGGCCATGGTCACCGCCTTCATCCGCATCGAGGGGCGGCCGGTCGGGGTGTTCGCCAACAACCCGCACCACATCGGCGGGGCCATCGACGCCGACGCCTCCGACAAGGCCGCCCGCTTCCTGCAGCTGTGCGAGGCCTTCGACATCCCGCTGCTGTCGCTGTCGGACACGCCGGGCAACATGGTGGGACCGGAGGCGGAGAAGACCGGCCTGATCCGTCACTGCTCGCGGCTGTTCGTGATCGGGGCCAACCTCACCGTGCCGATCTTCTCGGTGATCCTGCGAAAGAGCTATGGCCTGGGCGCCATCGCCATGACCGGGGGCAGCTATCAGGCCGCCATGTTCTGCGTCGCCTGGCCCACCGGCGAGTTCGGCGGCATGGGGCTGGAGGGCTCGGTGAAGCTGGGCTACCGCAACGAGCTGGCGGCGATCGCCGATCCAGTGGAGCGCAAGGCGAGCTTCGACGAGCGGGTGGCCCGCGCCTACGCCGCTGGCAAGGCCCTGGCCCGGGGCGCCGGGACCGACCTCGACGACGTCATCGACCCGGCAGACACGCGCCGCTGGGTGCTGGCGGGCCTTAAGTCCCTGCCGCCGGTTCCGCCCCGCACGGAAAAGAAGCTGCGCTGGATCGATTCCTGGTGA
- a CDS encoding vWA domain-containing protein gives MEDFLRALRAADVKVSPVEAIDAHLTVAAVGFSDRELFKDALCATLAKTADEVTRFDETFETFFARETFQMEGPPPGEDGEPEGLPPEVQNSELAQMLLNGDVSALAQAMEAAAERAQVSSIRLSTQRSRLTRRMLEEMGLSEIEQIIAAAKKLEDARSQALVARLESGKKALTEEAQRFVDRQHELYASESGKNLREELLARKALNAEGGIDPVDLVMMQALVKKMAKRLADRYSRRRSKAQLGHLDVRRTLRKSMAYGGMPFEIVWKTKKVEKPNIVAICDVSKSVAAAAQFLLTFLYSLNEVVDRMEAFAFSGRMISVNDVMDEHKVETAIVEVLKKIGFQQTDYGKSLEDFCDLHLDQIDRHTTVIFLGDARSNYADPRVDLFATIQKRCRAMIWLNPEPESYWGQGDSVMQRYLPFCHVAKPCNTLGQLERIIEDVLRTYIPN, from the coding sequence ATGGAAGACTTCCTCCGGGCCCTGAGGGCCGCGGACGTCAAGGTCTCGCCCGTCGAGGCGATCGACGCGCACCTGACGGTGGCCGCTGTGGGCTTTTCCGACCGCGAGCTGTTCAAGGACGCGCTCTGTGCGACCCTGGCCAAGACCGCCGACGAGGTCACCCGCTTCGACGAGACCTTCGAGACTTTCTTCGCCCGCGAGACCTTCCAGATGGAGGGACCGCCGCCCGGCGAGGACGGCGAGCCCGAGGGTCTGCCGCCGGAAGTCCAGAACTCCGAACTGGCCCAGATGCTGCTGAACGGCGACGTCTCGGCGCTCGCCCAGGCCATGGAGGCCGCCGCCGAGCGGGCCCAGGTCTCCTCCATCCGGCTCTCCACCCAGCGCAGCCGCCTCACCCGGCGGATGCTGGAGGAGATGGGACTGTCGGAGATCGAGCAGATCATCGCCGCGGCCAAGAAGCTGGAGGACGCCCGCAGCCAGGCCCTGGTCGCGCGCCTGGAGTCCGGCAAGAAGGCGCTGACCGAAGAGGCCCAGCGTTTCGTCGACCGCCAGCATGAACTCTATGCCTCGGAGAGCGGCAAGAACCTCCGCGAGGAGCTCTTGGCTCGCAAGGCGCTGAACGCCGAGGGCGGCATCGATCCGGTTGACCTGGTGATGATGCAGGCCCTGGTGAAGAAGATGGCCAAGCGGCTGGCAGACCGCTATTCGCGCCGCCGCAGCAAGGCCCAGCTGGGCCATCTCGACGTGCGGCGCACCCTGCGCAAGTCCATGGCCTATGGCGGCATGCCCTTCGAGATCGTCTGGAAGACCAAGAAGGTCGAGAAGCCGAACATCGTGGCCATCTGCGACGTCTCGAAATCCGTCGCCGCCGCCGCCCAGTTCCTGCTGACCTTCCTTTATAGCTTGAACGAGGTGGTCGACCGCATGGAGGCCTTCGCCTTCTCCGGCCGGATGATCAGCGTCAACGACGTGATGGACGAGCATAAGGTCGAGACCGCCATCGTCGAGGTCCTGAAGAAGATCGGCTTCCAGCAGACCGACTACGGCAAGAGCCTGGAAGACTTCTGCGACCTGCACCTCGACCAGATCGACCGCCACACCACCGTGATCTTCCTGGGCGACGCCAGGTCAAACTACGCCGACCCCCGCGTCGATCTGTTCGCGACGATCCAGAAGCGCTGCCGCGCCATGATCTGGCTGAACCCCGAACCCGAGAGCTACTGGGGCCAGGGCGACAGCGTCATGCAGCGCTACCTGCCCTTCTGCCACGTGGCCAAGCCCTGCAACACGCTCGGCCAACTGGAACGGATCATCGAGGACGTGCTGCGGACCTACATCCCGAACTAG
- a CDS encoding AAA family ATPase translates to MTLSATAAYSAAASSPMASVDALIEGLAGVGYIASRRIATALYMAVHLQKPILVEGSAGVGKTELALSTAALLGLPLIRMQCYEGLDESKALYEWKYGKQLLYTQILKDRMGAQLAEAGGTMDEAMDRLHGIGDLFFSEQFLEPRPLMKALREDDGCVLLIDEIDKSDEAFEAFLLEVLSAYQVSIPELGVLKAKTPPIVFLTSNNVRDLGDALKRRCLHLHIPLPDAALERKIVASRVPGIEAKLTHELVSFVQSLRTLDLRKSPSISETVDWARALILLNAESLDGEVVRDSLNVLLKFEQDIASVEPQIVELIRRPLA, encoded by the coding sequence TTGACCCTTTCAGCTACGGCGGCATATTCGGCCGCTGCCAGCAGCCCCATGGCCTCGGTGGACGCCCTGATCGAAGGGCTGGCCGGCGTCGGCTATATCGCCTCGCGCCGCATCGCCACGGCCCTCTATATGGCCGTGCACCTGCAGAAGCCCATCCTGGTGGAAGGCTCGGCCGGGGTCGGCAAGACCGAACTGGCGCTGTCGACGGCCGCCCTGCTCGGCCTGCCGCTGATCCGCATGCAGTGCTACGAGGGCCTGGACGAGTCCAAGGCCCTGTACGAGTGGAAGTACGGCAAGCAGCTGCTCTACACCCAGATCCTCAAGGACCGCATGGGCGCTCAGCTGGCCGAGGCCGGCGGCACCATGGACGAGGCCATGGATCGCCTGCACGGCATCGGCGACCTGTTCTTCTCCGAACAGTTCCTGGAGCCCCGCCCCCTGATGAAGGCGCTGCGGGAAGACGACGGCTGCGTCCTGTTGATCGACGAAATCGACAAGTCCGATGAGGCCTTCGAAGCCTTCCTGCTGGAGGTGCTCTCGGCCTATCAGGTCTCGATCCCCGAGCTTGGCGTGCTGAAGGCCAAGACCCCGCCGATCGTCTTCCTGACCTCCAACAACGTGCGCGATCTGGGCGACGCCCTGAAGCGCCGCTGCCTGCACCTGCACATCCCCCTGCCCGACGCCGCCCTGGAGCGGAAGATCGTCGCCAGCCGCGTCCCCGGCATCGAGGCCAAGCTGACCCACGAGCTGGTGAGCTTCGTGCAGTCCCTGCGCACGCTGGACCTGCGCAAGTCGCCCTCGATCTCCGAGACCGTGGACTGGGCCCGCGCGCTCATCCTGCTCAACGCCGAGAGCCTGGACGGCGAGGTCGTGCGCGACAGTCTCAACGTGCTGCTCAAGTTCGAGCAGGACATCGCCTCCGTGGAGCCGCAGATCGTCGAGCTGATCCGCCGGCCCCTGGCCTGA
- a CDS encoding xanthine dehydrogenase family protein molybdopterin-binding subunit has protein sequence MADCFAEGASRRDLLKTGALAGGLFLSFSVAPKAGAAEQGVSKLNAYVSLTPDGKVTIVSKNPEIGQGIKTSLPMIIAEEFDVDWAQVTTKQADGDPATYGRQFAGGSMATPLHWDELRRVGAAGRAMIVAAAAQTWNVPAADCTTLSGVVYHKASGKKATYGSLAAKAATLPAPDLKTVPLKDPKDYRILGRFKPQVDTAAIVSGKPLFGIDVVAPGMLYATFEKAPVFGAKVASADLAAAKGVKGVRQAFVVDGGTDLSGLVPGVAVVADSWWQARRGREKLNVQWAEHTTSKQSTAGYDAQALALSKAAPLRTERNDGDVDAAMKAAAKTVEAAYSYPFIAHAALEPMNCTAHFKDGKLEIWAPTQNPEAGRQLVAKTLGIAPADIILHMTRCGGGFGRRLANDYMVQAAWIAREAKAPVKMLWTREDDLRYDYYRPAGYHFLSGGVDASGTVTAWHDHFVSLGSDGKVASSAGMSPTEFPSRFVPNFRYDLSLIPSGVPTGPLRAPGSNALAFVMQSFIDELAHAANADPVAFRLKLLGDGAIMGTAGQNGYAADRMRGVVKLAAEKSGWGKTKLPRGTGMGVAFHFSHMGYFAEVVQASVAADGAVKVDKVWVAADVGRQIVNPAGAINQVQGSVLDGLSAALGQVITIESGAAVQSNFADYPLLRMADAPPVEVHFLITDNPPTGLGEPALPPAPPALCNAIFAATGKRIRSLPINTEALKSL, from the coding sequence ATGGCTGACTGTTTCGCCGAGGGCGCCTCGCGCCGCGACCTGCTCAAGACCGGCGCCCTGGCCGGCGGGCTGTTCCTGTCCTTCAGCGTGGCCCCCAAGGCCGGCGCCGCCGAGCAGGGCGTCTCCAAGCTCAACGCCTATGTCAGCCTGACGCCTGACGGCAAGGTCACCATCGTGTCGAAGAACCCGGAGATCGGTCAGGGGATCAAGACCTCCCTGCCGATGATCATCGCCGAGGAGTTTGACGTCGACTGGGCCCAGGTCACCACCAAGCAGGCCGACGGCGACCCCGCCACCTATGGCCGCCAGTTCGCCGGCGGCAGTATGGCCACGCCCCTGCACTGGGACGAGCTGCGCCGGGTGGGCGCGGCGGGCCGGGCCATGATCGTGGCCGCCGCCGCCCAGACCTGGAACGTGCCGGCCGCCGACTGCACGACCCTGTCGGGCGTCGTCTATCACAAGGCCTCGGGCAAGAAGGCGACCTATGGCTCCCTGGCCGCCAAGGCTGCGACCCTGCCGGCTCCGGATCTCAAGACCGTGCCGCTGAAGGACCCCAAGGACTACCGCATCCTGGGCCGCTTCAAGCCGCAGGTGGACACCGCCGCCATTGTCAGCGGCAAGCCGCTGTTCGGCATCGATGTGGTGGCCCCGGGCATGCTGTACGCCACCTTCGAAAAGGCCCCGGTGTTCGGCGCCAAGGTGGCCAGCGCCGACCTGGCCGCCGCCAAGGGGGTGAAGGGCGTCCGCCAGGCCTTCGTGGTGGACGGCGGGACCGACCTTTCGGGCCTGGTGCCCGGCGTGGCGGTGGTGGCCGACAGCTGGTGGCAGGCGCGCAGGGGCCGCGAGAAGCTCAACGTCCAGTGGGCCGAGCACACCACCTCCAAGCAGTCCACCGCCGGCTACGACGCCCAGGCCCTGGCGCTGTCCAAGGCCGCGCCGCTGCGCACCGAGCGCAATGACGGCGACGTGGATGCGGCCATGAAGGCGGCGGCCAAGACGGTGGAGGCGGCCTACAGCTATCCCTTCATCGCCCACGCCGCCCTGGAGCCGATGAACTGCACGGCCCACTTCAAGGACGGCAAGCTGGAGATCTGGGCCCCGACCCAGAACCCGGAGGCCGGCCGCCAGTTGGTGGCCAAGACCCTTGGCATCGCGCCCGCCGACATCATCCTGCACATGACCCGCTGCGGCGGCGGCTTCGGGCGCAGGCTGGCCAACGACTACATGGTCCAGGCCGCCTGGATCGCCCGCGAGGCCAAGGCGCCGGTGAAGATGCTTTGGACCCGCGAAGACGACCTTCGCTACGACTACTACCGACCGGCGGGCTACCACTTCCTGTCAGGCGGCGTCGATGCGAGCGGAACGGTCACCGCCTGGCATGACCACTTCGTCAGCCTGGGGAGTGACGGCAAGGTCGCCTCCAGCGCTGGCATGTCGCCCACCGAGTTCCCGTCGCGGTTCGTGCCAAACTTCCGCTACGACCTGTCGCTGATCCCCTCCGGCGTGCCCACCGGCCCGCTGCGGGCGCCGGGCAGCAATGCGCTGGCCTTCGTCATGCAGTCCTTCATCGACGAGTTGGCCCATGCGGCAAACGCCGATCCCGTGGCCTTCCGGCTGAAGCTGCTGGGGGACGGGGCGATCATGGGGACCGCCGGTCAGAACGGCTACGCCGCCGACCGCATGCGCGGCGTGGTCAAGCTGGCGGCCGAGAAGTCCGGATGGGGCAAGACCAAGCTGCCCAGGGGAACCGGCATGGGGGTGGCCTTCCACTTCAGCCACATGGGCTATTTCGCCGAGGTGGTGCAGGCCAGCGTCGCCGCCGATGGCGCGGTGAAGGTGGACAAGGTCTGGGTGGCGGCCGATGTGGGCCGTCAGATCGTCAACCCGGCCGGCGCCATCAACCAGGTGCAGGGCTCGGTGCTCGACGGCCTGTCGGCGGCGCTGGGCCAGGTGATCACCATCGAGAGCGGGGCCGCCGTGCAGAGCAACTTCGCCGACTATCCGTTGTTGCGGATGGCCGACGCGCCGCCGGTGGAGGTGCATTTCCTGATCACCGACAACCCGCCCACCGGCCTGGGAGAACCCGCCCTGCCGCCGGCGCCGCCCGCCCTCTGCAACGCCATCTTCGCGGCCACGGGCAAGCGCATCCGCAGCCTGCCGATCAATACCGAGGCGTTGAAGAGCCTTTGA
- a CDS encoding TetR/AcrR family transcriptional regulator, which yields MTETLEPAAKATRGPTRRFEQRKTAIVASAVEVLNRKGVRGMTLGEVAASLNLVPTGVIYYFKNKEELAAACFLKGVDAFTQFLAAGETGADARERLTRFFDAYLDYRRRMALAEVEPLTTFNDVRALNSAAVNAAYVDMFRRARGLLVGPETASLTRLELNARTHMLLSEIFWAPVWLHRHDPEDYGRVTQRLLSITADGLAAPGAAWNPRPLPDLIPEPPEGGEISSELFLRAATELINEEGYLGASVEKISARLNVTKGAFYHHNETKDELVEACFERTIEVMRRAIRQAEAVTTDGLQTLATVATALVEYQMSGNAPLLRTSALTSAPESIQPKLVAKFDRISDRFASLISDGIADGSIRPIDTNIGAQVITAAINAAAELRHWAAAVTPGQAVNLYVRPLFEGLLSPPVR from the coding sequence ATGACGGAGACCCTTGAGCCGGCAGCGAAAGCGACCCGTGGTCCGACGCGCCGGTTCGAACAGCGCAAGACCGCCATCGTCGCCTCGGCTGTCGAGGTGCTGAACCGCAAGGGCGTGCGCGGGATGACGCTGGGCGAGGTGGCGGCCAGCCTGAATCTCGTGCCCACGGGGGTGATCTACTACTTCAAGAACAAGGAGGAGCTGGCGGCCGCCTGCTTCCTGAAGGGCGTGGACGCCTTCACCCAGTTCCTCGCCGCGGGCGAGACCGGCGCCGACGCGCGCGAGCGCCTGACCCGTTTCTTCGACGCCTATCTCGACTATCGCCGCCGGATGGCCTTGGCTGAGGTCGAGCCGCTGACGACCTTCAACGATGTGCGCGCCCTGAACTCCGCAGCCGTGAACGCCGCCTATGTGGACATGTTCCGCCGCGCCCGGGGTCTGTTGGTTGGGCCGGAGACCGCCAGCCTGACCCGGCTGGAGCTGAATGCCCGGACCCACATGCTGCTGTCAGAGATCTTCTGGGCGCCGGTCTGGCTGCACCGGCACGATCCCGAGGACTATGGCCGGGTGACCCAGCGCCTGCTGTCGATCACCGCCGACGGCCTGGCCGCGCCCGGCGCCGCCTGGAACCCCAGACCCTTGCCTGACCTGATCCCCGAGCCGCCGGAGGGTGGGGAGATTTCCAGCGAGCTGTTCCTGCGAGCGGCCACCGAACTGATCAACGAGGAGGGCTATCTCGGCGCCTCGGTGGAGAAGATCTCCGCGCGGCTGAACGTCACCAAGGGCGCCTTCTACCACCACAATGAGACCAAGGATGAACTGGTGGAGGCCTGTTTCGAGCGCACCATCGAGGTGATGCGCCGGGCGATCCGCCAGGCCGAGGCGGTCACCACCGACGGGCTGCAGACCCTGGCCACCGTGGCGACAGCTCTGGTGGAGTACCAAATGTCGGGCAATGCGCCGTTGCTGCGCACCTCGGCCCTGACCTCGGCGCCGGAGTCCATCCAGCCCAAGCTGGTGGCCAAGTTCGACCGTATCTCCGACCGCTTCGCCTCGCTGATCAGCGACGGTATCGCCGACGGCTCGATCCGACCCATCGACACCAATATCGGCGCCCAGGTGATCACCGCGGCCATCAACGCCGCCGCTGAACTGCGGCACTGGGCGGCGGCGGTGACGCCGGGCCAGGCGGTGAACCTCTACGTGCGCCCGCTGTTCGAAGGGCTGCTGTCGCCCCCGGTGCGCTAA
- a CDS encoding methylamine utilization protein, whose protein sequence is MRLLPALLLGLLVAGPAWAGDLAVSLKTPSGKPVAEAVVTVALAPGVPRMPIKFPWAYRMAQKDMSFSPFVLVVPVGAEVAFPNFDPVLHHVYSFSPAKPFELKLYGRDETRRVKFDRLGIVAVGCNIHDDMTGYIRVVDTPFAAKTNAAGEAVITGLPAGPITFTVWHPYLKAPRNEVAHTAVIPGAGAARQGLMIDLRAPPMKHGGY, encoded by the coding sequence ATGCGCCTACTCCCGGCCCTCCTGCTTGGGCTGCTGGTGGCAGGCCCGGCCTGGGCCGGCGACCTGGCGGTCAGCCTGAAGACTCCGTCCGGCAAGCCGGTGGCGGAGGCCGTTGTCACGGTCGCTCTGGCGCCGGGCGTCCCACGCATGCCGATCAAGTTCCCCTGGGCCTACCGCATGGCCCAGAAGGACATGAGCTTTTCGCCTTTCGTCCTGGTGGTCCCGGTGGGGGCGGAGGTGGCCTTCCCCAACTTCGATCCGGTGCTGCACCACGTCTATTCCTTCTCGCCGGCCAAGCCCTTCGAGCTGAAGCTCTACGGCCGCGACGAGACCCGGAGGGTGAAGTTCGACCGCCTGGGCATCGTGGCGGTGGGCTGCAACATCCACGACGACATGACCGGCTACATCCGCGTCGTCGACACCCCCTTCGCGGCCAAGACCAATGCAGCCGGCGAGGCGGTGATCACCGGCCTGCCCGCCGGGCCGATCACCTTCACCGTCTGGCATCCCTATCTGAAGGCGCCCCGCAACGAGGTGGCCCACACCGCGGTGATTCCCGGCGCCGGCGCCGCGCGCCAGGGCCTGATGATCGACCTGCGCGCGCCGCCCATGAAGCACGGGGGCTACTGA